In Salvelinus alpinus unplaced genomic scaffold, SLU_Salpinus.1 scaffold_40, whole genome shotgun sequence, a single genomic region encodes these proteins:
- the LOC139566980 gene encoding DNA-directed RNA polymerase III subunit RPC6-like, producing MADVKKVKKESTDPVDIENRIKALCQQFPRGITDQVIQNDMPNLEAQQRAMAINRLLSLGQLDLLRNSSGLLYRMKDAQAASKMKGSDNQEKLVYQVIEDAGNKGIWSRDIRYKSNLPLTEINKILKNLESKKLIKAVKSVAASKKKVYMLYNLQPDRSVTGGAWYSDQDFESEFVEVLNQQCFKFLQSKAEVARDSKQNPMVQRNSSFATSHEVWKYICELGISKVDLSMEDIETILNTLIYDGKVEMTIIAAKEGTVGSVDGQMKLYRGVNPIIQPTGLVKAPCGLCPVFDDCHEGGEISPSNCVYMAEWLDF from the exons ATGGCGGATGTAAAGAAAGTAAAGAAAGAATCCACAGATCCTGTAGACATTGAAAACAG GATAAAGGCGCTCTGTCAACAGTTCCCTCGTGGAATAACAGACCAGGTGATCCAGAATGACATGCCTAATTTGGAGGCTCAACAGAGAGCCATGGCCATCAACAGACTACTGTCATTG GGTCAGTTGGACCTTCTACGAAACAGCTCAGGACTTCTATACCGCATGAAGGATGCCCAGGCAGCAAG CAAAATGAAAGGCTCCGACAATCAAGAGAAGCTGGTCTATCAGGTCATTGAGGATGCAGGAAACAAAG GGATCTGGAGTAGGGACATTAGATATAAGAGCAACCTTCCTCTGACAGAGATCAACAAGATCCTCAAGAACCTAGAGAGCAAGAAGCTGATCAAGGCTGTGAAATCAGTGGCT GCGTCAAAGAAGAAGGTTTACATGCTGTACAACCTGCAGCCAGACCGCTCGGTGACTGGGGGAGCCTGGTACAGTGACCAGGACTTTGAGTCTGAGTTTGTGGAGGTTCTCAATCAGCAGTGTTTCAAATTCCTTCAGAGTAAG GCCGAGGTGGCGAGGGACAGCAAGCAGAACCCCATGGTGCAAAGAAACAGCTCCTTTGCCACCTCTCACGAAGTGTGGAAGTATATTTGTGAACTCGGCATCAGCAAG GTGGACCTGTCTATGGAGGACATTGAGACTATTCTGAACACGCTCATCTACGACGGCAAGGTGGAGATGACCATCATCGCGGCCAAGGAGGGGACTGTGGGCAGTGTGGACGGCCAGATGAAGCTGTACAGAGGGGTCAACCCTATCATCCAGCCCACAGGCCTGGTCAAGGCGCCCTGTGGCCTCTGTCCG gtgtttgatgactgtcaCGAAGGAGGCGAGATATCCCCCTCCAACTGTGTGTATATGGCAGAGTGGTTGGACTTTTGA
- the LOC139566982 gene encoding serine hydrolase RBBP9-like isoform X1 produces MTCLLRNMPDPVTTRESIWLPFMQEELECDEETVIIGHSSGAAAAMRYAETHKVFGLILLGAYTSDLGDENERESGYFSRHWEWEQMRRNVGHIVQFGSKDDPFLPWEEQQVVAEGLGAELHKYIERGHFQNTIP; encoded by the exons ATGACCTGCCTGTTGAGAAACATGCCTGACCCAG tgACTACCAGAGAGAGCATTTGGCTGCCATTCATGCAGGAGGAGCTCGAATGTGATGAGGAGACTGTCATCATTGGCCACAGCTCTGGGGCAGCTGCAGCTATGAG GTATGCAGAAACGCACAAAGTGTTTGGCCTCATTCTGTTGGGTGCCTATACTTCCGACCTGGGagatgagaatgagagagagagtg GATATTTTAGCCGGCACTGGGAGTGGGAGCAAATGAGAAGAAACGTTGGGCACATTGTTCAGTTTGGCTCCAAGGATGACCCCTTCCTGCCTTGGGAGGAGCAGCAAGTTGTGGCCGAGGGCTTGGGCGCGGAGCTGCACAAGTACATAGAACGAGGACACTTCCAGAACACAATTCCCTGA
- the LOC139566981 gene encoding uncharacterized protein isoform X3 produces MRVSIMCGGCINIFLVTKLFLVEYVPSDEPPSIEDKEENFLKEYEGGLPRQEMGTENGSGDASLKLQDCKLGRQSFQKPNQHSNVKDPKGDRLSEMGLCVHCKTMVRVNTPTCVVCEASSSSLRPA; encoded by the exons ATGCGTGTATCCATAATGTGTGGAGGATGCATTAATATATT CCTTGTCACCAAGCTATTTCTGGTGGAGTATGTGCCCTCAGACGAGCCACCTTCCATTGAGGACAAGGAAGAGAACTTTCTGAAGGAGTATGAAGGAGGCCTCCCTAGACAG GAGATGGGGACAGAGAACGGTTCTGGAGATGCCTCACTGAAGCTTCAAG ACTGCAAGCTTGGAAGACAGTCCTTTCAAAAACCTAACCAGCACTCAAATGTCAAGGATCCAAAGGGAGACAGACTTTCTGAG ATGGGCTTGTGTGTCCACTGTAAAACAATGGTGCGTGTCAACACCCCCACATGTGTGGTATGTGAGGCCTCCAGCTCCAGCCTCAGGCCAGCTTAA
- the LOC139566981 gene encoding double zinc ribbon and ankyrin repeat-containing protein 1-like isoform X1: MKRPGFGENSTLKYSGPICLPEDKVSVIALAITSLVTKLFLVEYVPSDEPPSIEDKEENFLKEYEGGLPRQEMGTENGSGDASLKLQDCKLGRQSFQKPNQHSNVKDPKGDRLSEMGLCVHCKTMVRVNTPTCVVCEASSSSLRPA, translated from the exons ATGAAGAGACCAGGGTTTGGAGAGAACAGCACTTTGAAGTATAGCGGACCAATATGCTTACCTGAGGACAAAGTGTCAGTCATAGCTCTGGCTATTACCAG CCTTGTCACCAAGCTATTTCTGGTGGAGTATGTGCCCTCAGACGAGCCACCTTCCATTGAGGACAAGGAAGAGAACTTTCTGAAGGAGTATGAAGGAGGCCTCCCTAGACAG GAGATGGGGACAGAGAACGGTTCTGGAGATGCCTCACTGAAGCTTCAAG ACTGCAAGCTTGGAAGACAGTCCTTTCAAAAACCTAACCAGCACTCAAATGTCAAGGATCCAAAGGGAGACAGACTTTCTGAG ATGGGCTTGTGTGTCCACTGTAAAACAATGGTGCGTGTCAACACCCCCACATGTGTGGTATGTGAGGCCTCCAGCTCCAGCCTCAGGCCAGCTTAA
- the LOC139566982 gene encoding serine hydrolase RBBP9-like isoform X2, protein MQEELECDEETVIIGHSSGAAAAMRYAETHKVFGLILLGAYTSDLGDENERESGYFSRHWEWEQMRRNVGHIVQFGSKDDPFLPWEEQQVVAEGLGAELHKYIERGHFQNTIP, encoded by the exons ATGCAGGAGGAGCTCGAATGTGATGAGGAGACTGTCATCATTGGCCACAGCTCTGGGGCAGCTGCAGCTATGAG GTATGCAGAAACGCACAAAGTGTTTGGCCTCATTCTGTTGGGTGCCTATACTTCCGACCTGGGagatgagaatgagagagagagtg GATATTTTAGCCGGCACTGGGAGTGGGAGCAAATGAGAAGAAACGTTGGGCACATTGTTCAGTTTGGCTCCAAGGATGACCCCTTCCTGCCTTGGGAGGAGCAGCAAGTTGTGGCCGAGGGCTTGGGCGCGGAGCTGCACAAGTACATAGAACGAGGACACTTCCAGAACACAATTCCCTGA
- the LOC139566981 gene encoding double zinc ribbon and ankyrin repeat-containing protein 1-like isoform X2, with the protein MKRPGFGENSTLKYSGPICLPEDKVSVIALAITSLVTKLFLVEYVPSDEPPSIEDKEENFLKEYEGGLPRQEMGTENGSGDASLKLQDCKLGRQSFQKPNQHSNVKDPKGDRLSEVWVSLLSLDGLVCPL; encoded by the exons ATGAAGAGACCAGGGTTTGGAGAGAACAGCACTTTGAAGTATAGCGGACCAATATGCTTACCTGAGGACAAAGTGTCAGTCATAGCTCTGGCTATTACCAG CCTTGTCACCAAGCTATTTCTGGTGGAGTATGTGCCCTCAGACGAGCCACCTTCCATTGAGGACAAGGAAGAGAACTTTCTGAAGGAGTATGAAGGAGGCCTCCCTAGACAG GAGATGGGGACAGAGAACGGTTCTGGAGATGCCTCACTGAAGCTTCAAG ACTGCAAGCTTGGAAGACAGTCCTTTCAAAAACCTAACCAGCACTCAAATGTCAAGGATCCAAAGGGAGACAGACTTTCTGAG GTTTGGGTTTCTCTTTTGTCTTTAGATGGGCTTGTGTGTCCACTGTAA